In Tachyglossus aculeatus isolate mTacAcu1 chromosome 10, mTacAcu1.pri, whole genome shotgun sequence, the following proteins share a genomic window:
- the TSPAN33 gene encoding tetraspanin-33 isoform X1, whose amino-acid sequence MVGVGVYARLMKHAEAAMACLAVDPAILLIVVGILMFLLTFCGCIGSLRENICLLQTFSACLTIVFLLQLAAGVLGFVFSDKARGKVNEIINKAIVHYRDDLDLQNLIDFGQKEFSCCGGISYKDWSLNLYFNCTDDNPSRERCSVPYSCCLHVPGQTVINTMCGQGMQSLDYLKAGEVINTNGCIDKLVNWIHSNLFLLGGLALGLAIPQLVGILLSQILINQIKDQVRLQLYNQQHRADPWY is encoded by the exons ATGGTTGGCGTGGGAGTCTATGCACGACTGATGAAGCATGCAG aggcAGCCATGGCCTGCCTGGCGGTGGACCCAGCCATTCTCTTGATTGTAGTGGGCATCCTCATGTTCCTGCTCACTTTCTGTGGCTGTATCGGCTCCCTGCGGGAGAACATCTGCCTTCTGCAGACG TTCTCCGCCTGCCTCACCATCGTGTTTCTGCTGCAGCTGGCTGCCGGAGTCCTGGGCTTCGTCTTCTCAGATAAG GCACGGGGAAAGGTGAACGAGATCATCAATAAGGCTATTGTACACTACCGTGATGACCTGGACCTGCAGAACCTCATCGACTTTGGCCAGAAGGAG TTCAGCTGCTGTGGAGGCATCTCGTACAAGGACTGGTCCCTGAACTTGTACTTCAACTGCACGGATGACAACCCCAGCCGGGAGCGCTGCTCCGTGCCTTACTCCTGCTGCCTGCATGTCCCCGGCCAG acgGTGATCAACACCATGTGTGGCCAGGGCATGCAGAGCCTTGACTACCTGAAGGCCGGTGAGGTCATCAACACCAACGGCTGCATCGACAAGCTGGTCAACTGGATTCACAGCAACCTCTTCCTGTTGGGGGGCCTGGCCCTGGGCTTGGCCATCCCCCAG ctGGTTGGCATCCTGCTATCTCAGATCCTCATCAATCAAATCAAAGACCAGGTCAGGCTCCAGCTCTACAACCAGCAGCACCGGGCTGATCCTTGGTACTGA